One Sporomusaceae bacterium FL31 genomic window, AATAAAGATGTCCAAATTGCAAATATGGGTTTTGCTGATTTTGTGCAATTTGTTTTGGGCTGGCAATTATGTATTTGGCAAATATGTTATTGCAGAAATAACACCATATTGGATTACGCTTTTCCGCTGGGCACTTGCGCTTTTTTTATTATATCCTGTTGCTCGTCAGCTTGAGAGCCCAATAGACTGGATGGCAGTCAAAAAGGATTGGTTCTTATTAACCTGCATGGGAGTCTTAGGTGTCATTGGGTATAATATCGTGCTCTATTCAGCCTTGGCGTATACAACTGCGACCAATGCGGCATTAGTGAGTGCGATAAATCCAGGATTAATTGTTGTTTTTTCGGTAATCCTGTTTAAAGAACGAGTTTCGGGTTTACAGTGGCTGGGGGTTAGTATTTCTCTTGTGGGTGCCCTGGTGGTTTTAACAGGGGGAGATTTTACCCGCATCCTAACAGCCCAATATAATGTTGGTGATTTACTGATGGTAATCGCTGTGTTGATATGGACATTCTACACCATCATTGCTAAAAAACTATCCACTCCGCCCATTACTGCCACAACGGTTTCGACTGCCATTGCAGTTTTGCTTATGTTCCCGTTTGCCATGTTTCAAGAGCTTGATACCGGTAAAATTGGGATGCTTGCGATTACCGGCATTTTATATATGGTGGTATTTCCTTCAGTGGGTTCCTTTATATTTTGGAATATGGCAGTTCGTGATGTTGGTGCCAGCAAAGCAGGGGTATTTCTTAATCTTATGCCTGTATTTACAGCAATGATCAGTGTCATGCTGGGTGAACACATTACAAGCGCTCAATGGATAGGGGGCTTGCTGGTATTTGGTGGTGTTTATTTGACAACAGGTTTATTAGAACGGAAATCAGCGGTCTTACAAGAGACTTAGCAGCTTCTAATTTTAGGAACATGAATAAGGAGGGGATTGGATGCCCCATACATTACGAAAAAATATAGTTCCAGGTATTACGGTAAAAGTGGTACAGAAACAGCATCAGCGCACCGGACAGTTGACAGAAGGTGTTGTTAAGGATATTTTGACCTCAAGTGCCATACATCACCGTGGGATCAAAGTGCGGCTTGTTTCAGGAATTATTGGCCGGGTACAGCAATTGTAAGGAAATAGAAATAAGGCAGGCCCAACAGTCATAGTGACTGTTGGGCCTGTTGCTTTATACCGAAGGTTATTTTGAGTTTACAACATTAATAGGCTGACCTTGTAAGAAAGCTTTAATATTGTCAGCCATGAGGTTAATCAAGCGCTGTCTGGATTCGTAACGGCGCCAGCCGATGTGTGGAGTCATGATAACGTTGTCCATAGAGAATAATGGGTTATCTAATGCTGGTGGCTCAGGATCTTGTACATCAAGAGCGGCTCCGGCAATGGTTTTGTTATTCAAGGCTTCAATTAAATCCGCTTCATTGATCAGCGGGCCGCGTGAAGTATTCACAATATAGGCAGTCGGTTTCATTAATTTAAGGCGGTCTTTATTGATAATATGCTTGGTATCAGCCATTAGCGGGCAGTGTAACGTGATAAAATCGCTTTGTTTAAGAACTTCTTCTACGCTAGTGAATTTTACATTCTCGTCATCCCATGGTTTTGGGAAAGGATCATAAACAAGCACCTTCATGCCTAACACAAGAGCAATTTTTATGGCATGGCGGCCGATAGCGCCGGCACCAATTACACCAAGTGTTTTGCCTTGTACTTCGAAATGAGGAACTTGAAGATATTTAGTAAAGTTATCAAAGTTTTTCCGCTCAAGCATAAGCTGCTGCTGAGGCAGTGAAGCGCTAAGGTTAAGAACAAAGGTAATGGCCAATTGAGCCACAGCCTCGGTACTATAACTTGGAATATTGCAGACGGCAATATTCTTTTCTTTGGCAGCCACAATATCAATATTATTATAGCCGGTACCTGCTTCGCAAATCAGTTTGACTGAAGGAGGAAATTGAGAGATTACGTCTCTGCCAACAGGCATTTCCTTGGTGATAATAATATCCTGACCCTGGACACGTTCGAGAATTTCATCATTGCTACTGGCTTCATAGTTTGTTAAAGTAGTCAGTTCCCTTAGTGGTGAAAAATCCAGTTTGTTATCGAAATCTAATTTCGCGGCATTGAGAAAAACTGTTTTCATAATTGCCCCCCTAAAGTTAGAATATTTACAAATATAAGTATATTCTGCCCTTGTACAACTGTCAATCTTTAGTAATTATTCGCACAAAGCGAGGAGTTTTCAGCAGACTGACATTATTTTAGACGTAAAAAAGGGATTTGCGAAGTAAGCAAATCCCTTTAAAATGTTAGCCCATAATACCGTTGTCTTTATATGTCCAAACCCGCTGCTCGCAGGTGGGCATCCTAGTTATGTTTTTGCCATCCACTCAGGGTGGCTCGGCAGCTGCATAACATCAAAT contains:
- a CDS encoding membrane protein, with protein sequence MSKLQIWVLLILCNLFWAGNYVFGKYVIAEITPYWITLFRWALALFLLYPVARQLESPIDWMAVKKDWFLLTCMGVLGVIGYNIVLYSALAYTTATNAALVSAINPGLIVVFSVILFKERVSGLQWLGVSISLVGALVVLTGGDFTRILTAQYNVGDLLMVIAVLIWTFYTIIAKKLSTPPITATTVSTAIAVLLMFPFAMFQELDTGKIGMLAITGILYMVVFPSVGSFIFWNMAVRDVGASKAGVFLNLMPVFTAMISVMLGEHITSAQWIGGLLVFGGVYLTTGLLERKSAVLQET
- a CDS encoding glycerate dehydrogenase encodes the protein MKTVFLNAAKLDFDNKLDFSPLRELTTLTNYEASSNDEILERVQGQDIIITKEMPVGRDVISQFPPSVKLICEAGTGYNNIDIVAAKEKNIAVCNIPSYSTEAVAQLAITFVLNLSASLPQQQLMLERKNFDNFTKYLQVPHFEVQGKTLGVIGAGAIGRHAIKIALVLGMKVLVYDPFPKPWDDENVKFTSVEEVLKQSDFITLHCPLMADTKHIINKDRLKLMKPTAYIVNTSRGPLINEADLIEALNNKTIAGAALDVQDPEPPALDNPLFSMDNVIMTPHIGWRRYESRQRLINLMADNIKAFLQGQPINVVNSK